The following proteins are encoded in a genomic region of Streptomyces lunaelactis:
- the gyrB gene encoding DNA topoisomerase (ATP-hydrolyzing) subunit B: protein MLCQKGRFVADSGNPNENIPSTVAGGNGEVTASYDASAITVLEGLDAVRKRPGMYIGSTGERGLHHLVTEVVDNSVDEALAGHADTIDVTVLADGGVRVIDNGRGIPVDIVPSEGKPAVEVVLTVLHAGGKFGGGGYAVSGGLHGVGVSVVNALSSRVSVEVKRDGYRWTQDYKLGVPTAPLAQNEATDESGTTVTFWADPDIFETTEYSFETLSRRFQEMAFLNKGLTLSLTDERESAKATAGADTVEEAAEDQVRTVTYYYEGGIVDFVKYLNSRKGELIHPTVIDIEAEDKERLLSAEIAMQWNSQYTEGVYSFANTIHTHEGGTHEEGFRAAMTGLVNRYAREKKFLREKDDNLAGEDIREGLTAIISVKLGEPQFEGQTKTKLGNTEAKTFVQKVVHEHLNDWFDRNPNEAADIIRKAIQAQTARVAARKARDLTRRKGLLESASLPGKLSDCQSNDPTKCEIFIVEGDSAGGSAKSGRNPMYQAILPIRGKILNVEKARIDKILQNTEVQALISAFGTGVHEDFDIEKLRYHKIILMADADVDGQHINTLLLTFLFRFMRPLVEAGHVYLSRPPLYKIKWGRDDFEYAYSDRERDALVELGKQNGKRIKEDSIQRFKGLGEMNAEELRITTMDVDHRVLGQVTLDDAAQADDLFSVLMGEDVEARRSFIQRNAKDVRFLDI, encoded by the coding sequence GTGCTGTGCCAGAAAGGGCGCTTCGTGGCCGATTCCGGCAACCCCAACGAGAACATTCCGTCCACTGTTGCCGGCGGCAACGGCGAGGTCACAGCCTCGTACGACGCCAGCGCGATCACCGTCCTCGAGGGTCTGGACGCGGTCCGCAAGCGCCCCGGCATGTACATCGGCTCGACCGGTGAGCGTGGACTCCATCACCTTGTGACCGAAGTCGTCGACAACTCCGTCGACGAGGCCCTCGCCGGGCACGCGGACACCATCGATGTCACGGTCCTTGCCGACGGTGGCGTACGCGTGATCGACAACGGTCGCGGTATCCCGGTGGACATCGTCCCGTCCGAGGGCAAGCCGGCCGTCGAGGTCGTGCTGACCGTTCTGCACGCCGGCGGCAAGTTCGGCGGCGGCGGCTACGCCGTCTCCGGCGGTCTGCACGGCGTCGGTGTATCGGTCGTCAACGCCCTGTCGTCCAGGGTCTCCGTCGAGGTCAAGCGCGACGGCTACCGCTGGACGCAGGACTACAAACTCGGCGTCCCCACTGCCCCTCTCGCGCAGAACGAGGCCACCGACGAGTCCGGCACCACGGTCACGTTCTGGGCCGACCCGGACATCTTCGAGACGACCGAGTACTCCTTCGAGACGCTCTCGCGCCGTTTCCAGGAGATGGCCTTCCTCAACAAGGGCCTCACCCTGTCGCTGACGGACGAGCGCGAGTCGGCGAAGGCCACCGCCGGTGCTGACACCGTCGAGGAGGCGGCCGAGGACCAGGTCCGCACGGTGACGTACTACTACGAGGGCGGCATCGTCGACTTCGTGAAGTACCTCAACTCGCGCAAGGGTGAGCTGATCCACCCGACCGTCATCGACATCGAGGCCGAGGACAAGGAGCGTCTGCTCTCGGCCGAGATCGCCATGCAGTGGAACTCGCAGTACACGGAGGGTGTGTACTCCTTCGCGAACACCATCCACACGCATGAGGGCGGTACGCACGAAGAGGGCTTCCGTGCGGCCATGACGGGTCTCGTCAACCGGTACGCGCGCGAGAAGAAGTTCCTGCGCGAGAAGGACGACAACCTGGCGGGCGAGGACATCCGCGAGGGCCTGACGGCGATCATCTCCGTCAAGCTGGGTGAGCCGCAGTTCGAGGGTCAGACCAAGACCAAGCTGGGCAACACCGAGGCGAAGACCTTCGTCCAGAAGGTCGTGCACGAGCACCTCAACGACTGGTTCGACCGCAATCCCAACGAGGCCGCGGACATCATCCGCAAGGCCATCCAGGCGCAGACGGCGCGTGTCGCGGCCCGCAAGGCGCGTGACCTGACCCGTCGCAAGGGCCTGCTGGAGTCGGCGTCGCTGCCGGGCAAGCTGAGTGACTGCCAGTCGAACGACCCGACGAAGTGCGAGATCTTCATCGTCGAGGGTGACTCCGCCGGTGGTTCGGCGAAGTCCGGCCGTAACCCGATGTACCAGGCGATCCTGCCCATCCGAGGCAAGATCCTGAACGTCGAGAAGGCCCGGATCGACAAGATCCTGCAGAACACCGAGGTCCAGGCGCTGATCTCGGCCTTCGGCACCGGAGTCCACGAGGACTTCGACATCGAGAAGCTCCGCTATCACAAGATCATTCTGATGGCGGACGCCGACGTCGACGGCCAGCACATCAACACCCTGCTGCTGACCTTCCTGTTCCGCTTCATGCGGCCGCTGGTCGAGGCCGGGCACGTCTACCTCTCCCGCCCGCCGCTCTACAAGATCAAGTGGGGCCGGGACGACTTCGAGTATGCGTACTCGGACCGTGAGCGCGACGCGCTCGTCGAGCTCGGCAAGCAGAACGGCAAGCGGATCAAGGAAGACTCGATCCAGCGCTTCAAGGGTCTCGGCGAGATGAACGCCGAGGAGCTGCGCATCACCACGATGGACGTGGACCACCGCGTGCTCGGCCAGGTCACCCTGGACGACGCGGCACAGGCCGACGACCTGTTCTCGGTGCTGATGGGCGAGGACGTCGAGGCAAGGCGCTCGTTCATCCAGCGCAATGCCAAGGACGTCCGCTTCCTCGACATCTGA